One segment of Candidatus Manganitrophus noduliformans DNA contains the following:
- a CDS encoding PAS domain S-box protein, which yields MQESGKISQGRGAKGRNKPRVVGIEKLVRELEIYQRELEVQNEELRQAQSNLELSCDRFSSLYDFAPVGYFIFSRSGLILDVNLKGAKLLGADRAGLVKTSFSVHLDKGSRSSFITYLKRLFQEGHPERCEVRLRPGRGMLFAARIESVVVKDREQGRVSRSILIDISDRVQAEEALRDSEERYRLLFESNPHPMWVVDTESFAFLAVNEAAIDHYGYSREEFLSMTIQDIRPAEEVSLLTEGLAKSSGRPVRAGVWQHRKKDGAVIDVEITGQRIFFSGRNAQLVIANNVTERNRAQSALRQSERRFRALIENSSDAIALLDASGKIFYASPSTLRIFGYVPEKLIGKTALELIHPEDRGRMKHLFSDLAKRSEGEATAELRFRHKSGVWRWVEGIGSNLLREPGVHAIVVNYRDITDRKEAEEAIGEKNLRIEEASRARNRFFSYMSHELKTPVNSIVGFAQLLRNGNYGALAPEQAAAVGRINNNARELIHLINNILDLAKLETGKIGLQAVEVNLRELVDKVLLSFDPLLQEKGLRFRKEIDPDFPEHFLTDPMQVRSILMNLLSNAVKFTERGEVRLRLERPTQGGMLLQVSDTGAGISEEYLGRIFEEYEQRGVAREAKGNYIGGSGLGLAIVKKMVDLLGGRIEVASAPGEGAVFTVFIPEASTAT from the coding sequence ATGCAAGAATCAGGAAAAATAAGCCAGGGAAGGGGAGCGAAGGGAAGGAACAAGCCGCGCGTGGTCGGAATTGAGAAACTCGTTCGCGAACTGGAGATTTATCAGCGCGAGTTGGAGGTCCAGAACGAAGAACTCCGGCAGGCGCAGTCCAATCTGGAGCTCTCCTGCGACCGCTTTTCCTCTCTGTACGACTTCGCTCCGGTCGGTTACTTCATCTTCAGCCGGAGCGGCCTCATCTTGGATGTGAATTTGAAAGGGGCCAAACTGTTGGGCGCCGATCGCGCCGGTTTGGTGAAGACCTCCTTCTCAGTTCATCTCGATAAGGGGAGTCGATCGTCCTTTATCACTTATCTGAAGCGATTGTTCCAGGAAGGGCATCCGGAGAGATGCGAGGTGCGGCTGCGTCCGGGCCGCGGGATGCTCTTTGCGGCCCGGATTGAGAGTGTGGTCGTCAAGGACCGCGAGCAGGGGCGGGTCTCTCGATCGATCCTGATCGATATCAGCGACCGCGTTCAAGCGGAGGAGGCGCTGCGGGATTCGGAGGAAAGATATCGCCTGCTGTTCGAGAGCAATCCCCACCCGATGTGGGTCGTCGATACCGAGTCGTTTGCCTTTTTGGCGGTGAACGAGGCGGCGATCGATCATTACGGCTACAGCCGGGAGGAGTTTCTCTCCATGACCATTCAAGACATCCGCCCGGCGGAAGAGGTCTCCCTCCTGACGGAGGGGCTTGCGAAATCGTCCGGGAGGCCCGTTCGCGCGGGGGTGTGGCAGCATCGGAAAAAGGACGGCGCCGTCATCGATGTGGAGATCACCGGGCAGCGGATCTTTTTCTCCGGAAGGAACGCCCAACTGGTGATTGCGAACAACGTCACCGAGCGCAATCGGGCCCAGTCGGCGTTGCGGCAGAGCGAGCGGCGGTTCCGCGCGTTGATTGAGAACAGCTCCGATGCCATTGCCCTGTTGGATGCGAGCGGGAAAATTTTCTACGCGAGCCCCTCCACTTTGCGAATCTTCGGCTACGTCCCGGAAAAGCTGATCGGAAAAACGGCGCTCGAACTGATCCACCCCGAGGATCGGGGAAGGATGAAACATCTTTTCTCGGATCTCGCCAAGCGGTCGGAGGGAGAGGCGACGGCCGAGCTCCGTTTTCGGCACAAGAGCGGCGTGTGGCGCTGGGTGGAGGGAATCGGGAGCAATCTGCTTCGGGAGCCGGGGGTCCATGCCATCGTCGTCAATTACCGCGATATCACCGACCGGAAGGAGGCGGAGGAGGCGATCGGGGAGAAAAACTTGCGGATTGAGGAGGCGAGCCGCGCGCGCAACCGCTTCTTCTCATATATGTCGCACGAGCTGAAGACCCCGGTCAACAGCATCGTCGGCTTTGCGCAGCTGCTTCGAAACGGCAACTACGGGGCCCTCGCCCCCGAGCAGGCGGCGGCCGTCGGCCGGATCAATAACAATGCCAGAGAGCTCATCCATCTTATCAACAATATTTTGGATTTAGCGAAGCTGGAGACGGGAAAGATCGGGCTGCAGGCGGTGGAGGTCAACCTCAGAGAGCTTGTCGACAAGGTCCTCCTCAGTTTCGATCCGCTGCTGCAGGAGAAGGGGCTGCGTTTCCGGAAGGAGATCGATCCGGACTTCCCGGAGCATTTTTTGACCGACCCGATGCAGGTGAGGAGCATCCTGATGAACCTTCTTTCCAATGCGGTGAAATTCACCGAACGGGGGGAGGTTCGGCTCCGTTTGGAGCGGCCGACGCAGGGGGGGATGCTGCTGCAGGTGTCGGACACGGGGGCCGGTATCTCGGAGGAGTATTTGGGGAGGATCTTCGAAGAATATGAGCAGAGGGGGGTGGCGCGGGAGGCGAAAGGGAATTACATCGGCGGAAGCGGATTGGGGCTTGCGATCGTAAAAAAAATGGTCGATCTTCTGGGGGGTCGGATTGAGGTTGCCAGCGCTCCCGGAGAAGGGGCCGTCTTCACCGTTTTTATCCCCGAAGCGTCGACGGCAACATAA
- a CDS encoding DsrE family protein: MEKKKLGILLSTPPEDKNLATVASLANEALRQGVDTYLYLIDEGVRNVDRPEMERLKQNGVKLFLCAYGARRRGIPTSDKAVFCGLVVLSDLVKGCDRFVTFN; encoded by the coding sequence ATGGAAAAAAAGAAGTTGGGCATTCTCTTATCAACCCCCCCGGAAGACAAAAACCTGGCCACCGTCGCCTCTCTCGCAAACGAGGCCCTTCGACAGGGGGTCGACACCTATCTCTACCTGATCGACGAGGGGGTGCGGAATGTAGACCGTCCCGAGATGGAGCGGCTGAAGCAGAATGGGGTGAAACTCTTTCTCTGCGCCTACGGCGCGCGGCGCCGCGGCATTCCGACGAGCGACAAGGCGGTCTTCTGCGGGCTGGTCGTTCTCTCCGATCTGGTGAAAGGATGTGACCGTTTCGTCACATTTAATTGA
- a CDS encoding DsrE family protein, with translation MTRSVVVLIRSDPETSHRAVEGVRIALGLASGEHAVEVILTGRAPLLLTPDTDTLVDGEMAEKFLSTLQEFIPPFYIDQESAKEVDLSESDYKTVPLSKKEIAEKIAAAQRFALF, from the coding sequence ATGACACGCAGCGTCGTCGTCCTGATTCGAAGCGATCCCGAGACAAGTCACCGCGCCGTCGAAGGGGTCCGGATCGCCCTCGGTCTCGCCTCCGGAGAACATGCGGTGGAGGTGATCCTCACCGGCCGCGCGCCGCTGCTCTTGACTCCCGATACCGACACGTTGGTCGACGGCGAGATGGCGGAGAAGTTCCTCTCCACCCTTCAGGAATTCATCCCCCCCTTTTATATCGATCAGGAAAGCGCCAAAGAAGTCGATCTCTCCGAGAGCGATTACAAGACGGTCCCCCTCTCAAAAAAAGAGATCGCCGAAAAAATTGCGGCCGCCCAACGCTTCGCCCTTTTTTAG
- the iscX gene encoding Fe-S cluster assembly protein IscX codes for MKMGWHDSEEIAILLLEKHPNLDPLTVRFTDLHKMVTELPGFEDDPKKSNEAILEAIQMAWHEEYQDAQG; via the coding sequence ATGAAAATGGGCTGGCACGATTCCGAGGAAATTGCGATTTTGCTCTTGGAGAAACATCCGAATCTCGATCCTCTCACGGTCCGGTTTACCGATCTGCACAAGATGGTGACCGAGCTTCCCGGCTTCGAAGACGACCCGAAGAAGTCGAACGAGGCGATCTTGGAGGCGATCCAGATGGCCTGGCATGAGGAATATCAGGACGCCCAGGGTTAA
- a CDS encoding 2Fe-2S iron-sulfur cluster-binding protein gives MPKVTFKLGDVGQDVTVEAKEGQSILDVALDNHIDLEHNCGGNCACTTCHVIVREGTEKHLSEMDEDEEDRLDTAEGLTLTSRLGCQARIKGDVVVEIPKNTQTFRKAEQH, from the coding sequence ATGCCGAAAGTGACTTTTAAATTAGGAGATGTGGGACAGGACGTGACCGTCGAGGCGAAAGAGGGGCAGTCGATCCTCGACGTGGCGCTCGACAATCATATCGACCTGGAGCACAACTGCGGGGGAAACTGCGCCTGCACCACCTGTCATGTGATCGTCCGGGAAGGAACGGAGAAACATCTCTCCGAAATGGATGAAGACGAAGAAGACCGTCTCGATACGGCGGAGGGGTTGACGCTCACCTCCCGGCTCGGGTGTCAGGCCCGGATCAAAGGAGATGTGGTGGTCGAGATTCCGAAGAACACGCAAACGTTCCGAAAAGCCGAGCAGCACTGA
- the hscA gene encoding Fe-S protein assembly chaperone HscA — translation MPRVVGIDLGTTNSLVGYMENGTPRVISDAQGRVILPSVVSFGWEGRPDGVIVGEEAKKHLITHPDRTIYSIKRFMGKGMEDVGGDRSFVPYALSGGQQEVVRISVAGKLYTPPEISAFILRELKQRAEAFFKEPVRQAVITVPAYFNDSQRQATKDAGKIAGLEVLRIVNEPTAASLAYGLQKKKEGTIVVYDLGGGTFDVSILKIKNGIFEVLSTNGDTHLGGDDVDRQLMLLIAREITAQSGTDLSNSPDVLQEIRLASEEAKCRLSFEEKAEIALSFPDKKIDYRRTISRTEFDALINGFVEKTLGPCRQALADAQLKPEQVDEVILVGGSTRIPLVREKVADLFKKTPHSELNPDEVVALGAAVQADILAGGITNMLLLDVTPLSLGIETMGGVVSRLIPRNTTIPTSAKESFTTFVDGQKSVSIHVVQGERELVKDCRSLAKFNLTEIDPMPAGIPRIEVTFMIDANGILNVTAKELRSGKAQSIEVKPTYGLTDGEVEKMISDSIEHARADLNERMFIEARNEAESVLRHAEKALSQGAALIDPAEKAEIEKSMAGLKEAMNGNDHHRVREALDRLDQSTKQLAEMLMNQTLKEALQEKKLSDL, via the coding sequence ATGCCGAGAGTGGTTGGAATCGATCTGGGAACCACAAACAGCCTGGTGGGTTACATGGAGAACGGGACTCCTCGGGTTATTTCGGACGCGCAAGGGAGGGTCATTCTCCCCTCCGTTGTCTCGTTTGGATGGGAGGGCCGGCCGGACGGCGTGATCGTCGGGGAAGAGGCGAAGAAACATCTGATCACCCACCCGGATCGAACGATTTATTCGATCAAGCGTTTCATGGGAAAGGGGATGGAAGATGTCGGCGGCGATCGATCCTTCGTTCCGTACGCGCTCTCGGGAGGGCAGCAGGAGGTCGTCCGGATTTCCGTCGCCGGGAAGCTTTATACCCCCCCGGAGATCTCCGCCTTTATCTTGAGAGAGCTGAAGCAGCGGGCGGAGGCGTTCTTCAAAGAGCCGGTGCGCCAGGCGGTCATCACCGTTCCGGCCTATTTCAACGACAGCCAGCGGCAGGCGACCAAAGACGCCGGGAAGATCGCCGGGCTTGAAGTCCTTCGAATCGTCAATGAGCCGACCGCTGCATCGCTCGCTTATGGACTCCAGAAGAAGAAAGAGGGAACGATCGTCGTCTACGATCTGGGCGGGGGAACGTTCGATGTTTCTATCCTGAAGATCAAAAACGGCATCTTCGAGGTTCTTTCGACCAACGGCGATACCCATCTGGGGGGAGATGATGTCGATCGACAGCTGATGCTCCTGATCGCTCGCGAGATCACGGCTCAGAGCGGAACCGATCTTTCCAACTCGCCCGATGTTCTTCAGGAGATCCGGTTGGCGTCGGAGGAAGCCAAGTGCCGGCTCTCATTTGAAGAGAAGGCGGAGATTGCGCTCTCTTTTCCAGATAAGAAGATCGACTATCGCCGGACGATTTCACGGACCGAGTTCGATGCACTGATCAACGGCTTCGTCGAGAAGACCTTGGGGCCGTGCCGTCAGGCGCTGGCCGATGCGCAGCTCAAACCGGAACAGGTCGATGAGGTGATTCTGGTCGGCGGATCGACCCGGATTCCGCTGGTGCGAGAAAAGGTCGCCGATCTCTTCAAGAAGACCCCTCACAGCGAGCTGAACCCCGATGAGGTGGTGGCGCTGGGCGCCGCGGTCCAGGCCGACATCTTGGCCGGCGGCATTACGAACATGCTCCTGCTCGATGTGACCCCGCTCTCGCTGGGGATTGAGACGATGGGAGGGGTCGTCAGTCGGCTGATTCCGAGAAATACCACGATCCCGACGAGCGCAAAGGAGTCGTTCACGACTTTTGTGGACGGGCAGAAGTCGGTCTCGATTCATGTCGTCCAGGGGGAGCGGGAGTTGGTGAAAGATTGCCGAAGCCTTGCGAAATTCAATCTGACCGAGATCGATCCGATGCCGGCCGGCATTCCGAGGATTGAGGTGACCTTCATGATCGACGCGAACGGCATCCTCAATGTGACCGCCAAGGAGTTAAGGAGCGGGAAGGCGCAGTCGATCGAGGTGAAGCCGACTTATGGATTGACCGATGGAGAAGTCGAAAAGATGATCTCCGATTCGATCGAGCACGCCCGTGCGGATCTCAACGAACGGATGTTCATCGAAGCGCGAAACGAAGCGGAGTCGGTGCTGCGTCACGCCGAGAAGGCCCTCTCCCAGGGGGCGGCCTTGATCGATCCGGCCGAAAAAGCGGAAATCGAAAAAAGCATGGCCGGTTTAAAAGAGGCGATGAACGGAAATGATCATCATCGCGTCCGCGAAGCGCTCGACCGGCTCGATCAGTCGACGAAGCAGCTTGCCGAAATGCTGATGAATCAAACATTGAAAGAGGCGCTTCAGGAAAAGAAGCTCTCTGATTTATAG
- the hscB gene encoding Fe-S protein assembly co-chaperone HscB, whose product MTTRRPCWSCGAPVESLYACDRCAVLQRFPETIDYFTLFGIGPRLKIDLARLEATFYELSRKFHPDFYQKKSSEEQAISLENSALVNKAYRTLRDPIQRTEYLIGRVDGGSAVSTEAPADLFDEILELQELLEGVKEAPGDSAQRGGLVDALEREQARFGQIQSEGERALEKLATEWDRLQEESKEEEITQAQRRLLSEMKQILSRRAYLERVLNDIQTGIEKLEKGN is encoded by the coding sequence GTGACGACAAGAAGACCCTGCTGGAGTTGCGGCGCCCCGGTCGAGTCGCTTTATGCCTGCGACCGATGCGCGGTTCTGCAACGATTTCCGGAAACAATCGACTATTTCACCTTGTTCGGGATCGGGCCTCGTTTGAAGATCGATCTTGCCCGGCTCGAAGCGACATTTTATGAATTGAGCCGCAAGTTTCATCCCGATTTCTATCAAAAGAAATCTTCGGAAGAGCAGGCGATCAGTCTTGAGAACTCGGCGCTGGTGAACAAAGCTTATCGAACGCTCAGAGATCCGATTCAAAGGACGGAATATCTGATCGGGCGGGTCGACGGGGGGAGCGCCGTTTCAACGGAGGCGCCGGCCGATCTTTTCGATGAGATTTTAGAGCTGCAAGAGTTATTGGAGGGGGTCAAAGAAGCGCCGGGTGATTCGGCCCAAAGAGGGGGACTCGTCGATGCCCTCGAGCGCGAGCAAGCCCGTTTTGGACAGATTCAGAGTGAGGGAGAGCGGGCGCTGGAGAAGCTCGCTACGGAGTGGGACCGACTTCAAGAGGAATCGAAAGAAGAGGAAATCACGCAAGCGCAGCGGCGGCTTCTCTCCGAGATGAAACAGATTCTGTCGCGCCGCGCCTATTTGGAACGGGTGTTGAACGACATTCAAACCGGAATTGAAAAGTTGGAGAAAGGGAATTAA
- a CDS encoding HesB/IscA family protein, translating to MESTTNQEQVIALTPNAVAAVKEIIEKKNLGQVGLRVGVQGGGCSGLSYNLNFETEATPHDTSFEVDGLRVIVDQKSAIYLAGTTLDFSKELVGGGFKFLNPNAKRSCGCGESFSA from the coding sequence ATGGAATCGACAACGAATCAGGAACAGGTAATTGCGCTTACGCCGAATGCGGTGGCGGCGGTCAAAGAGATTATAGAGAAAAAAAACCTCGGTCAGGTCGGTTTGCGGGTCGGCGTGCAAGGGGGCGGCTGTTCTGGTCTCTCGTATAACCTGAATTTTGAAACGGAGGCGACCCCCCACGATACTTCTTTCGAGGTGGACGGCCTTCGGGTGATCGTCGATCAGAAGAGCGCCATTTACCTTGCCGGAACGACGCTCGATTTCAGCAAAGAGTTGGTCGGGGGCGGCTTCAAATTCCTCAATCCGAATGCGAAGCGCAGCTGTGGATGTGGCGAATCCTTTTCCGCCTAA
- the iscU gene encoding Fe-S cluster assembly scaffold IscU, translating to MAYSNKVIDHYNNPRNVGSLDKTDPEVGTGVVGAPECGDVMKLQLKVNNGVIEDAKFKTFGCGSAIASSSLATEMIKGKTLDQATQIKNTDIVNELNLPPVKIHCSVLAEDAIKAAIADYKKKNSLA from the coding sequence ATGGCATACAGCAATAAAGTGATCGACCATTACAATAACCCTCGGAATGTCGGATCGTTGGATAAAACCGATCCTGAAGTCGGAACGGGGGTTGTCGGCGCGCCGGAGTGCGGAGATGTGATGAAGCTTCAGCTGAAAGTGAACAACGGCGTCATCGAAGATGCCAAATTCAAGACATTTGGCTGCGGCAGCGCCATCGCCAGTTCGAGCTTGGCGACGGAGATGATCAAGGGAAAGACGCTGGATCAGGCGACGCAAATCAAGAATACCGACATCGTCAACGAACTGAATCTGCCCCCGGTCAAGATTCATTGCTCGGTGTTGGCGGAAGATGCGATCAAAGCCGCCATTGCCGATTACAAGAAGAAAAACAGTCTGGCTTAA
- a CDS encoding IscS subfamily cysteine desulfurase, producing MLKFPIFMDNHSTTPMDPRVLEAMLPYFVEKFGNAASRNHAFGWEAEKAVDQAREQIAHLIHCDPKEIIFTSGATESDNLALKGVAEMYREKGNHIITVVTEHKAVLDSCKRLEKMGYEVTYLPVKADGMVDLDLLKAAITEKTILISVMMANNEIGVIQPVAEIGKIAKERGVIFHCDAAQGVGKIPVDVQAMGIDVMALSAHKMYGPKGIGALYVRKKNPRVRIAPIIDGGGHERGMRSGTLNVPGIVGFGKACELSDKEMVEESARLTQLRERLREGILKGLDEVYLNGDPSQRLPGNLNMSFAYVEGESLLMGLKEIALSSGSACTTATLEPSYVLRSLGVGSDLAHSSLRFGLGRFNTNEEVDYVVQRVVETVRRLREMSPLYEMAKEGIDLKNVQWTQH from the coding sequence ATGTTGAAATTCCCTATTTTCATGGATAATCATTCGACCACGCCGATGGACCCCCGTGTTCTGGAAGCGATGCTTCCCTATTTTGTCGAAAAGTTCGGTAATGCCGCCAGTCGAAATCATGCGTTTGGCTGGGAAGCCGAAAAAGCGGTCGATCAGGCACGCGAACAGATCGCTCATCTGATTCATTGTGATCCGAAAGAAATTATCTTCACCAGCGGCGCAACCGAGTCGGACAATCTGGCCCTCAAAGGGGTCGCCGAGATGTATCGGGAGAAGGGGAACCACATTATTACGGTGGTCACCGAACACAAGGCGGTTTTGGACAGCTGCAAACGTCTAGAGAAGATGGGATATGAAGTCACTTATCTTCCGGTCAAGGCCGATGGGATGGTCGATCTCGATCTGCTCAAAGCGGCCATCACCGAAAAGACGATCCTGATCTCGGTGATGATGGCAAACAATGAAATCGGCGTGATCCAGCCGGTGGCCGAAATCGGCAAAATTGCCAAGGAGCGAGGGGTTATTTTTCATTGCGATGCGGCCCAGGGGGTCGGCAAAATTCCGGTGGATGTTCAGGCGATGGGAATCGATGTGATGGCCTTGTCGGCCCACAAGATGTATGGTCCCAAGGGAATCGGCGCGCTTTACGTGAGAAAGAAAAATCCGCGTGTCCGAATCGCGCCGATTATCGACGGCGGAGGGCATGAACGGGGGATGCGATCGGGTACGCTCAATGTTCCCGGGATCGTCGGTTTTGGAAAAGCGTGCGAGCTTTCCGACAAAGAGATGGTTGAAGAATCGGCCCGCCTCACCCAGCTGCGGGAACGACTCAGAGAGGGGATTCTCAAGGGATTGGATGAGGTTTATTTGAATGGAGATCCGAGTCAAAGGCTGCCGGGTAATCTCAATATGAGTTTTGCGTATGTCGAAGGAGAGTCGCTTTTGATGGGCTTGAAAGAGATCGCCCTTTCCTCAGGCTCGGCCTGCACCACCGCCACGTTGGAGCCGTCCTATGTTCTACGCTCCTTGGGGGTTGGAAGCGATTTGGCCCATTCTTCTCTCCGGTTTGGATTGGGACGTTTCAATACGAACGAAGAAGTCGACTACGTCGTTCAACGCGTGGTCGAGACGGTTCGACGGCTTCGAGAGATGTCTCCTCTCTATGAAATGGCAAAAGAGGGGATCGATCTCAAGAATGTTCAGTGGACACAACATTAA
- a CDS encoding RrF2 family transcriptional regulator, with protein sequence MLKLTKKTDYALMAINYMSCQGEEFIANTRTISEIYNIPLELLAKILQRLAKKGIILSQNGPKGGYILAKEPALITVGEVIRAIEGPVQIIRCHDGENTCLQTERCTVRSPLRRIESKIIELLDKTTLDQMYREEVIEEITVR encoded by the coding sequence ATGTTAAAACTAACAAAAAAAACAGACTATGCGCTCATGGCAATCAATTATATGTCCTGTCAAGGAGAAGAGTTCATCGCAAATACCCGAACGATCTCGGAAATATATAATATTCCATTGGAATTGTTAGCAAAAATACTACAGAGGCTTGCAAAAAAAGGAATCATCCTCAGCCAGAATGGACCGAAGGGAGGGTATATACTTGCCAAAGAACCCGCGTTGATCACCGTGGGCGAGGTGATCCGGGCAATTGAGGGTCCCGTCCAAATTATCCGTTGCCATGATGGTGAGAATACGTGTTTACAAACGGAACGGTGTACTGTCCGAAGCCCACTTCGTAGGATTGAGAGCAAAATTATCGAGCTTTTAGATAAGACGACCCTCGATCAGATGTATCGAGAGGAAGTCATCGAAGAAATTACGGTTCGCTGA
- a CDS encoding DUF4388 domain-containing protein, translating into MTAPPILPSGRLRDTRLPVLLQLLRSELKTGVLTLKRNDLNKSIFIQEGDIIFASSLYSDDRLGEVLLKTGKINFKQYEISVDLLKKTGKRQGTILVEQGFIAPKDLFEGVVFQVREIVLSPFTWVEGDYEFIEGPLPSEEVITLQISTGDIILDGIKRIQDWNRLIHDLPPLNSVLHLSTDPRSLFQSVNLSAAERDLLRLVNGERTLRDVLCESTMSSMDCARVLYFFITAGILSPAFQKTEGAEKVDWQDHHQDHQKETEEAPPAAEEEVLKQAFFDEEKEATVQKIREAYLQMENQNYYEILKVTPSAGRDEIKKAYFRLAKEYHPDRHFEAEMGQVKKELESLFVRITQAYDTLLVEKKRKAYDSELANGKQNQKQAEPTHRDFFARGEAALEKGDLRDACYFFQEAINKMPERIDKAVYYLRYGQAMARIPGKLRDAAEILKKGVALDPTRTEFHVELGLIYSKTGLTQKAMTSFSEALKRDPINKIAKAEIEKLHP; encoded by the coding sequence ATGACCGCACCGCCTATCCTCCCTTCCGGCCGGCTCCGGGACACCCGGTTGCCGGTCCTCCTGCAGCTCCTTCGAAGCGAGCTTAAAACCGGCGTTCTTACCCTCAAACGAAACGATTTGAATAAATCGATCTTCATCCAGGAGGGGGACATTATTTTTGCCTCTTCACTCTACTCTGATGACCGCCTGGGAGAGGTGCTCCTGAAAACCGGGAAGATCAACTTTAAACAGTACGAGATCTCCGTCGATCTTTTGAAGAAGACCGGGAAGCGGCAAGGGACGATCTTGGTTGAACAGGGCTTTATCGCTCCGAAGGATCTCTTCGAAGGGGTGGTTTTCCAGGTAAGAGAAATCGTTTTGAGCCCTTTCACCTGGGTCGAAGGAGATTATGAATTTATAGAAGGACCGCTCCCTTCGGAGGAGGTGATCACGCTTCAGATCAGCACCGGGGATATTATCCTGGATGGGATCAAGCGGATCCAGGACTGGAACCGGTTGATCCACGACCTTCCTCCACTCAATAGTGTCCTACACCTCTCCACCGATCCCCGCTCTCTGTTTCAGAGTGTGAACCTTAGCGCGGCAGAGCGTGACCTCCTCCGTTTGGTAAACGGGGAGCGGACTCTGCGTGACGTTCTTTGCGAATCAACGATGTCATCCATGGACTGCGCCCGGGTGCTCTATTTTTTTATCACGGCGGGGATTTTATCGCCGGCTTTCCAGAAAACGGAAGGGGCCGAAAAAGTCGATTGGCAGGACCATCATCAAGATCATCAAAAAGAAACGGAAGAGGCGCCTCCTGCCGCCGAAGAAGAAGTTCTAAAGCAAGCTTTTTTCGACGAGGAGAAAGAGGCGACCGTCCAAAAGATTCGTGAAGCTTACCTGCAGATGGAGAATCAGAATTATTACGAAATATTAAAGGTGACCCCCTCGGCGGGTCGAGACGAGATTAAGAAGGCTTATTTTAGGCTGGCAAAGGAATACCATCCGGATCGTCACTTTGAAGCCGAAATGGGTCAGGTAAAAAAAGAATTGGAAAGCCTCTTCGTCCGGATCACCCAGGCCTACGACACGCTCTTGGTAGAAAAGAAGAGGAAGGCCTACGATTCCGAGCTGGCAAATGGAAAACAAAATCAGAAACAGGCGGAGCCGACGCATCGCGATTTTTTTGCGCGTGGAGAGGCCGCGCTCGAGAAAGGGGATCTTCGGGATGCCTGCTACTTCTTCCAGGAAGCGATTAATAAGATGCCGGAAAGAATCGATAAAGCCGTCTATTACTTGCGATACGGTCAAGCAATGGCGCGCATTCCAGGCAAGCTGCGCGATGCAGCAGAAATTCTAAAAAAAGGGGTCGCCTTGGATCCCACCAGGACGGAATTCCATGTCGAGTTAGGTCTGATCTACAGCAAGACCGGGTTGACACAGAAGGCGATGACTTCCTTCTCAGAAGCCCTCAAAAGAGATCCAATTAATAAAATCGCAAAAGCGGAAATCGAAAAACTCCATCCCTAA